tattccataaaaaaatgccaatgccgctcaggatgcttgaaaaacccaaaaattctgagcggcactacaattgcgctcgtcaccttcagacataagatgtcaagtcccattagtcccagtaatttcactagctacggcgtccttcagaccgaaacacagtaatgtttacacattactgcttcacggcagaaataaacgCCGTTGTGATatccataatcaagccggcttcctgtgaaaaggagcctcccactcccaaCGCTGTCATAGGATGAATCCAGTATTGGTTACACCTTTTACGGCGTAATATAAGGTAAATCAAGGCTTTCGTTCTATTATCCATACGTGCGTCGCGGCTGAGAACTGAGTACAAACTGAATAAAAATCCGCGCGGATTTTTATTCGCAGTGCGTGCTAGGCCTTAATTTGACGGACccacttaatttttaaattggctgACGCACAAGCCGTGCAAGCCAAGAAATGGgaaaacataaacttttaaattttatatgtttgcttacattacaaaatacaaaatggtttttattaattattatggtgTAGTAGTCGACTAATAGTAAACACTAAATGTAAATAGTCTAGGCTTATCCGATGCCGCATGGTTTAGTTGTTTGTAGCTTGTGTCTGTTTTTATTTTGACCTTATCTtttgtatacaaataatatttttactgagGTTGTAAAAAAGTCTTAACAACCTATTTACGGACTTTAAATCAAATGCATGAAAATTGCATGTCCTTTTAGATACTAAAATCgattgtacaaaatatattggACCTAGCGGTAGTACAAGACTTGTAAAAAGGAAAACTTTTGAAACAATTAAGCCAATCCAGTTTGAGGCTATGGAACCAGATGGTAGTGGTAGTGGTATGGATAATGAAGTTGTTGCCAGTAATTGTGAGGTCAAAGAATCATGTGAATCAGATACAtttaataatacaacaacatCAGAAGATACAATTGGACTAGCATCAaatggaattaaaaatatacccATTCCAGACATGAAAACTTCTGAATGTATTGATTATGTACTTGAAGATGCAGAACATACGCCCATTACAGACATGAAAACTTCTGAATGTATTGATATACTTGAAGATGCAGAACATACGCCCATTACAGACATGAAAACTTCTGAATGTATTGATATACTTGAAGATGCAGAACATACGCCCATTACAGACATGAAAACTTCTGAATGTATTGATATACTTGAAGATGCAGAACATACGCCCATTACAGACATGAAAACTTCTGAATGTATTGATATACTTGAAGATGCAGAACATACACCCATTACAGACATGAAAACTTCTGAATGTATTGATATACTTGAAGATGCAGAACATACGCCCATTACAGACATGAAAACTTCTGAATGTATTGATATACTTGAAGATGCAGAACATACACCCATTACAGACATGAAAACTTCTGAATGTAATGATTCTGTACTTGAAAAAGCAGTTAAACATACGCCTATTACAGATATGAAAACTTCTGAATGTAATTATTCTGTACTTGAAGATGCAGAACATACACCCATTACAGATATGAAAACTTCTAAATGCAATGATTCTGTACTTGAAGATGCAGAACACATACCCATTACAAATATGAAAACTTCTAAATGTAATGGTTCTGAACTTGATGGTAACTTGTTTAAATGTGAAGATGCATCTGAAAATAAGGATACCTTAAGTTCCTCAAAAGATGTGTATGAAGATATGCCAAATGCTTTGGAACACAGTGTTGATAAGTCGGAagattatcaaaattttgatcCAGGAGACTGGGTGTTTGAAAGAAGTTACAATTTGAGGAAAAGGGAAtggtatgtttttgtttttcttttactttatacATCACAAAGGCTTACTGATGATAAGTTTTAACcaatagtttaaaaacaaaacactaaagaaaataattgttaataatagtAGCAGAATTTCAGAACTGGATATCAGACCCAAATATGAAATATAACCAATACTGTATGTTTTGTATTTCTTGAACTAGATAAgattaaaaattgtataaaagttctatattttatatattattagaacttttattcaaattcaaatattttttttttcaaaacagtATTAAAAAACACTAAGTAATGTCAAAAACTGCTGCACATTAggaaatttatgcctcagacctgagatgaactgaaactcaaacaaacaattttactatttaaatttatgttacagtacttacacaatttttttaacaattcttgaaTTTCAAAGGTTTGCTTAGTGGTCACATCCAATCTAACTCCACATAGGCCAAGATTTTTTGTACATAttacagaatatttttttaactgagTAGTTTAGAAATTTctttataatagtattttgtaaataggatagataatatttgtatgattataatgcataataattatgtttatattttttccaGTCCTTCAATCATGGAAAGCACCACCATAACAGAGAATATAAGACCGCAGAAAAAGCAGAAAGCAGCACCAAAGACAGTGAAAGATAAATCTAAAAAACTCAAGATTACATATTATTGTCAGGTGTGCAATATTAACTTAGAAACAGCTGATGCTTTCTCTCTGCACAAGAACACACATGTACGAGACAGAGATTTTAACTGTGGGCTATGTGAGGCAGTATTTGATACAAACCAGGAACTAATCGAGCATCATAATACtcacaaaaatgaaaattttctgTGTATGAAGTGTAAAAAGGCATTTTCAGACCCATTGCACTACTTAATACATAAATCATCACACCTAAAAACTAAACCTTATAACTGTTTCGAATGTAAATGCACATATTACAAACTCAGCAGCATGAAAGCACATATGAGTAATCACTTTATTGGTGAGATTGAATGCAAGATATGTAATCATCTAATAAGAAAAAAAGCAATGTATGGTCATATGAAAACGCATAACAAAGTGGAATGTGTTGAATGCGGGAAGCTGCTAACTGATACAAAGGAGAGT
The sequence above is a segment of the Leptidea sinapis chromosome 29, ilLepSina1.1, whole genome shotgun sequence genome. Coding sequences within it:
- the LOC126973233 gene encoding zinc finger protein ZFP2-like; protein product: MEPDGSGSGMDNEVVASNCEVKESCESDTFNNTTTSEDTIGLASNGIKNIPIPDMKTSECIDYVLEDAEHTPITDMKTSECIDILEDAEHTPITDMKTSECIDILEDAEHTPITDMKTSECIDILEDAEHTPITDMKTSECIDILEDAEHTPITDMKTSECIDILEDAEHTPITDMKTSECIDILEDAEHTPITDMKTSECNDSVLEKAVKHTPITDMKTSECNYSVLEDAEHTPITDMKTSKCNDSVLEDAEHIPITNMKTSKCNGSELDGNLFKCEDASENKDTLSSSKDVYEDMPNALEHSVDKSEDYQNFDPGDWVFERSYNLRKRECPSIMESTTITENIRPQKKQKAAPKTVKDKSKKLKITYYCQVCNINLETADAFSLHKNTHVRDRDFNCGLCEAVFDTNQELIEHHNTHKNENFLCMKCKKAFSDPLHYLIHKSSHLKTKPYNCFECKCTYYKLSSMKAHMSNHFIGEIECKICNHLIRKKAMYGHMKTHNKVECVECGKLLTDTKESIDYHMTIHTGVKKFQCLYCGKGFRNISQRNIHTLYHTKERRYKCNVCKEKFTQSTDLIRHKAKTHGTPKYFECNDCGKRYKEKQYLRVHVRLHMNYLPYKCPLCPQKFHTSTYLMFHTMKAHVKAKLYECKVCNIKYSRKGTLRKHLLTSIHQQKLYGANKSNNSSM